A segment of the Toxotes jaculatrix isolate fToxJac2 chromosome 2, fToxJac2.pri, whole genome shotgun sequence genome:
TTAGAGATGTTTATTGAACCAAAACCTTTGTTGACTTGCTAAAACCACCCAGGTGGTCTTCTATATGTTGCAGCAAAATTCCATCTCACAATCTCAACAGATCAGTGGCACTGTCTTTACCCTGTATAGCCAGCACACATAGACTAACTAAAACTACTACATTTGTTGATAAAATGTGTGCTTTTGAAACAAAgatcaggtaaaaaaaaaaaaaaaaaacatacacataggCAACAGATGTGTGAACAGGCAAAGAAAAGAGCGGAAGGAAACAACACTGTGCAAAAGCTGGCCCCTCTTTGTGCGTCATCCTCTCCAGTGTCTTCCAGATTTCTGGATTTCTGCACTCTGTCCCTCACTGAGCAGCAGGCTGGCCAGGCTCCACCTGCATTTTCTCGTCTTTCGCATCTTCAacatctttctccctctcatcaCTGGTCATGGCGAACGCCTGCACTTGTCTCATCTCCCAGAAGGATTGTGACTTATGGGAATGCTTTGGGAATAAGAGAAACATCTGTTAAAAATGCCTCACACAAATTAAGTTGTCAGATTGCAGCGTATATTCATATTGCCAAAACATCTATATGTCTCTGTGGTGGATATTCCTCACTGCTCTTGAAAACAGttacacagaaaatgtgaatatactgtatatgtgtacaAGAAGCATTTGGTTTAGTATCATTTAACTGTATATACAGTCTCTGGTCCATTTGTTCATTGTTTAAATCCATGGAATGAGAGATCATGATATTGAAGAAAGTCTAACCTGAAGATGGAGATCCAGGATACAACCAGGTGTGTGGAGCTAACAGTTCtgcacacagagatacagaaataaaaaacaaacagaccagAACCAAACATCaccaacagcacacacaaagcaataaAGTACCACAAGGCAGTGTTACATAGCTTCAGTGCAGCACCTATTGTGTGCGTCAGTTTTATCGAAGAgtataaaatatttcagttcTAGGGTGCATCGAGcattaagagaaaaaaacatgcacagcaaCCAATGAGATTTGGGGGTAGCTAATTATTAAgaaattaaatttctgtttaCTGCAGGAGGGGTTTGACTCACCGATGAGGACTGATGATCATGTGGTCGTTCCAGTTTGATACGAATGTCTGTCCCCTTCCCTCGCTCAGGTTTACCAGGCCCTGAAGGATGAGCCAGAATTGTGTGAAATCAGTCATACTGTGCATGtccattaaaataaaagcatgttgCACAGCTCTTCTCCAGTAACTTACACCATGCTCTGTTCACCTCATCGTATATATTTTCAGATGTCATATGAATTTTTTGTATCCATTAAGAGTAAATATagcattttgtttaaaaaaatcatatacacattttttttctaaaggtgatgttttgtgttcttGGTATCTATGGTAGTCTGTAGGTCACATGATTGATCCATGGACTGTATATAAGGATGCCTCCCCCATCACCCTGATAAACAAGAGATAAATCCCTCCTAATATCTCTTGGGCCTGCTTCTCCGAGTACCCCATTTATCTCACCTGGGGAGCTCCCACGGCTGGTGTTActggtgctgctgatgctgtcCTCCAGCCAGGTGCTGTAGGTGAAGGAGTCTCGCTTATGTGGCGTCCCGGCAGATGACAGACTCTCCTTTGGAGTGTACAAAGGAGagacacagcaaaacacacatgccTATTAGACTGGAAGACAAATACATGACTTAAATACACATCATCTTGTTGTCCCACAGGGACACATACTGAATAAACCACTCACCATGCCTGTGTCATAGTCCTCTGTTGCCTCTGTCTCGTTCTCCTCCACCACACTGGCGAAGCTGCTAGCGTTGGAGGAGGAGCGGGAGAGGTCATGACCCTCAGGGATGGATGGGGCCCTGCCACCGAGATAAGAACTACAACCTGGGTTAACCACTCTCCAGCACAGCCAAACCTGATTTTATCTCATGTATGAGACACAGCCATtcaacatgctgctgcagccGAGGATATACCAGCGGTTACACAAACGCAGGTATGGCGAGACAAAAAGTGAATTCTACGATCAGTACATGCATGTGATATGGATGCGACCTGTCTATCATACACACCTGTTCTTGGTGGTTGTGAGCACTTCAGGGGAGCTCTGATTGGACGAGTTGTCAGATTTGGGGTCTTGAGATACGTGGCCACTGTCAGGGGTCTTCTGGGTATTTGGGGAGTTCTCTCGACTGCGACATGAGacatataaatatattcataaaatatcagaaacacaagatatcacagagagaaaatacaaatggagtataaatacacacaagatGAACACAGCAGGAATGTGCAGGAGTCTTTTCTCACCTCTTCTCCTGGACTTCTTGAATGTTTTCAATACCGATGGCACTGCTTCGCCTGGAGCTAAAAGGACCAGATTTTTTCCTAGTCGGGCTTTTCCCTGGGATTATCAGAGACTGccagggagaaaagagagacagtcagTGTCAGAGTTAAAATACTTCTAATACCTTAAATATCTTTGAGTAACATGAAATTAATCTCAAGAGTTTTTCAATCTATTTATTACTGAGGGGGAATTTGATTGTTATTCTGAcaattttatttgtattcaTTTGTAAAAATGCTTTTCAAAAGCACATGTGGCACTGAATTATCAGGCTGAGGAGTAACACTGCTCGCTTTGAGTAGTTActatgatgaaaaaaatgttaaaatatgcactTAGCGGCTTAATGTCAAGGCCTGGTGCCAGTCTTCCAGCCAGAGCAGAGCACACTAAGGCGGGAGATGAAAGATGGATTTAAAGGCTCCGGGGCCTACCACTAAATATGCTTTCTCAGCGACTGCTTTGTTCGTTCAGTCTCCCTTTTAAAGCTCTCAAAATAAGAACTTGAAAAAGCCTTTTATTCGATGTGGCTTCAAAGAGCAAGAGGAGGattctttttttcataatttctcTGTAAGGGGGtcattaaatcattaatatTCATCGTTTTTAAACAAATAGAGAATTAAGCATAATGAATTAAAATACAGAATAGGTAGAAAAGAGTATAGAAGGCGAACGCATACTGCAGTAACAagagaggaaagtgaaaatACAGATAAATCTATAATACTGACTCAAGGGTGGCACCTTAAAATATCACTATGTTCTACACTCACATCACAGAGCTGTTAATCTCTTAATAATTTAAATAGTTTCTATTTGGAAGTGTATTTAAAATCACAAAGACCTGaattattaaatcatttaatgtgaaaatgtggagaACAATATCTCCAACAATAtatctgcttttgttttatcACAGATCTTTAGACGGTACAACCTGTCCATAACACACAAGGCATACTACAGTAAATACACGTTAGGGTGCTGAAATGTATAGATAAAAGTGTTTGGCCGTGATGCAGTGGAGccatgcagacaaaaaaaagaaggagcaAAGAGGAGAAGTGAGTCGTTAGAGAGAAGTTAGAATTAGACATGAACCTCTTCTACTGTTCCTATCCCTATGGCACTGCCTCGACGTCCATATTTACTCGGACTTTTGCCTGGGACAAGCAACGACTGAGCCACACAGgaagagcagagacagaaagagagagagagagagagagagagagagatagaaatatgtgagagagagagggagacagagagagtgatgatgacagacaaaagaaagagaggagggcaagggggagggggggagagaaaacatgagatatatacaaatatatatgaGATTCCATGCAGTAAATTGTTGTtcaaacaaaatacaaagcacGTGTTAATTGGAGAATACAGGGAGGGACATTATTTGGCTCCATGGGTGCAACACAGGCAGCTGAATGGGAGAGAGAAATGGTGAGCCAATAAGAGCATGGGAGCCATATGcctgtgagagagagcatgaagaagagataaaaaaaaaaaacaacagaggaggaCATACAGCATGTTATACATTAGGTTTCACATCAAGACAGGGTTATGGGCAAAAAGCAAGCTTCAGTCATATTCACTAATAAAGCATGTTGGTTAATAGGAATGGTTAGTTGTTTTTGAGGGCAATCTTAAATGTGATCTAGACATACAATATTAATGGTACTgccgtgtgtgtctgtttgtgtatacAAGACTAAAAATCCTGTTCAGTGCctaacacaaagaaacatgaaatttCATAATGATTTTCATTTCCAGACAAATCAGAGCATTTCCATAAAAAAATACTACAGCCCCCCCGAAATATACCGTACATGTCAGACAAGCAACCATATGCACAGTGTCTGTGAAAACCTTGTAACTACAACTGTAGGTGAGTTTCACTTTGAGCTGAAGGATAAAAAAATCCTCTATGAAAAATTGCGtaatgcagtgttttcagaATAAATGATATGAactcaaaaaaggaaaaaaaaaatgccatttgTTGATACAAGGTTTTCACCTGATGACAGAAATATTCCTTCGTTCatattaacaataaaaacatttgtgtgaTCACCAAATGAGTCCACAAGCTTTAGCTGGcatgcacacttacacacacatacttataGACAGTTCAGATGCATGGGGGATTTAAATCATGAATACACaagtaaaaacaggaaatatcagAAGCAGCTTTAATCCAGGGTAGAAATGCACCTCGTGCCACTTCTATGAGTGTCACTTCATCTTGTGGGGGCAGACAATGTGCAACCGTTGTAATGTGAGAGCCAAGTTTAAGACCCAGGCATAAATGCTCCACTCGACCGAGTGTGCAGCCCTTCTCTGTGAGAAGTTAGTGCAGCAGGCAAGTGAGGGAAGAGGGGGCATGAACTCTAGTAGAACTGCTGGGGGTGGAGGTAGAGGAAGCGAGACTCGCCTCACTCAAGACCAGGAGGAGTGGGACTGTACTTACTATCCCTGGGAATTTGGGGCTCTCTGCGGGGTTGTGGTTAAAGCTGCCGCTCAGGCTAGTGGAGACTGTGTGCGGCTTCTTGAAAGTAAGACCCATGGCATCCATAGACTGGCTCCTGCTGCGGATCACCCGCTACAGagagagacgaggaggaggagatacATTCAGATGGCACTGACCCCTGTGACCCTTCAGCATTGCTGTGCGGCGTTAACAGGCCGAGAGGAGCCTCGGGGCTGTCCCTGAACACTGACCACCACAGGCAGAGAGCACTGGCCTGATGCTAATCCTGACAGACAAGGAAGCGACAGAGAACACTGCTAAGCTTTAGTGCCCGGAGGGGGGGTTCAGATGAGTCATTATGTTTAGATAGGTGGTAAGAGAAGAAAGGGGAAGTAGAAGGGCCAAGTGGCTTGCAGATGTCTGACCACACTGAGTTTAAACACAGCCAGGAGAAGTTTAAAGCCCGGTGCACCTCTTTTGCAGGCATGGAGCAGagtgcagaggcagaggcatctGATGGTGAAAGAACACTATCCATTCTCTTCGATATCATGATAGTCAAGGATGGCAGAATTAGATAAACAAGTGACCAGTGACTGAACGCCGGAGCATGCAGAGAATACAGCAGCACAGAACAGCTAGGAAGCATGTGGAAGAAAAGCTGGGAAGCCAAGAGTGGTGTGTTCCagcaggacagagcagcagagcttcTCTTCATTCAGATTAATAGAGACTGAGGGAGATTGATAAAGCCCTTACAGCCTGCAGCTTGCATAGAGACAAGAAATGTCCTGAAAGACCACCAGAGAGAAGACgcccttttttttctgacagctggTACAAAACATAGTCACTGTAActactgtaaatgttttatcCTGTTCATGTGCTGTAGCAATGGTCTTTGTAGTCTTATAATGACTACAAAGAccaaaggaatagtttgacattcgATCTTCAATTTTCTCATATAACTCTTGCCATGGAAGAGAATAAGCTATTCCCCAAAATGATGAGCAATTCCATAAACAGAAACAAGTTTGAGCTTGAACTGAAATTTCAGTCTATGTAGAAAACAATGCTCCTGTCTTAGTGCTAGAATAAGTATAGAATTCAAATTGTTTACAAAGAACTTTGTTTATGCAAACACATTTGAGCTTCTTGAGCCTTTTCCATTGAAGCAGAAATGTGCAGGAGGTAAAGCTGTCAGTTTGAAGCcccagcctctgctgctgcctctccagTTACCTTGAAGGACTCAAAGaagccccctcctcctccactcccgTTCTCCAGTTTGTCGTCCTCTCCTCCAACTCCCATCATGGCCTGGCTGTTCACGTGGAGCTCCTCATACAGGGTCTCTAACAAAGCCGACCGCGTTCGTtccttacaaacacacatacatacacaaagatGGACGTGAGGAGGAAAGGATACCTTGTTGGCTCTGGCCAGAGATccaaaataactttttttttttgcttttaaacaaCTCACCTCTAATTTGGCAAATTTCTCAGCTTTGTAGCAGGCATACTCTGCATTGATGAGCTTAGTAAAAAGGAATTCATGGAATTCAGGGCCCTGGGAAGATGGGAGCAGAAAGACAAGGCATTAAGTCAGAAACTGAAagattacagagagagagagacagtgcaCTGGCCAGAGGATGAAGTAGTTCAGGTCTACAAGTTgttctttttcttacttttttaaaGACAGCAGGGTTTGGGAGGGCTGGGCCAAAGAAAGGTACATCATCCCTTGCAGTGACTGACACCTAAGAATAAACAGTGAGATGAAGTGTGATCACTGAATTTCACAGAATAAAGTAAAGTAAACAACAGGAAGAGGGAAAATACAGTAAGTCACCTTGTAgagaacattgtcagagcatgGGTTGACAACTTGGACTACGACGTAGGCGTGGAGAAAGTTGGAGGCGATCATGTCTGGTACAAAGGGAGTGTTTTCTTCTTGGAATACGATGGCCACAATATCGTTCCCTATGTGCCTCTTTCTCTGCAACTGCAACGCAACAGCCACACGGCAAGTTCAGCGATCAATGAATGTGCATTTGCTTCTCTAAAGACAGTAATAGTACAGTGGAAGAATATTCTTGCCAAGCATCTTTGGATGATATGTATAAATGTTGTTTGGTTATCTGCAGGTGCCAGGCAGCTAcgtttaggatttttttttagaacataTTTACTGCTGCCTGAAATAGAATTTGAAAAACAATATGAGAAACCCTCTAGTTGCGGTTCCTACCCGTTCTTGACAAAACCTAGTCTAATTCACATAGTACTTTATACTTCTTTAAGGCCAATGGTGGCACAGTGCTAGTAAAACAGGCATATTTCCAACAGCTCATAAATCACGTTAAAGAATATGTAATAAAAGACattaatatatttatgtttgtgaaacACCACCAGGGAGTGCTGTTTGCTCTGATGACAGCTTGAAAAAGGAGACAGTGTTTAACACCCACTACTGCTGAGAGGTCTGAACATATAGACATAGcctcatctgtgtttgtgcaaaCCAGGATAGCAAATGGTGTGTAAGCTCGTGCTAATTAATCAGTGTCTGAGTGAAAATATGAGACAGGGCTTTAAATCACTGTGAGGGAGGACTGCTGTTCACATATGCAGACACCACAGCATAAATTTGAAGTGATTCACGTTTCTACtagtatttctttttgtttgtttgtttttttgtatatgTGCTATGGTTGTTTGGCACAACAGAAAGCTACATACAGAATATGGTACTATAATACCCAGAGGGAACATGTCTGTCTGGTTTCTGTGAATCATGAAAGGTGTGTTAGTCTGGTGTTGTATTACAGTACCTGCTGGGTGTCCCCCTCTGTGTAAGGCAGCTTTGTGGACACATGGAACATGACCTCTTTGTTGCGGTAGTTGCAGTAGACAGATTCAGTGCCAGTCTGCCCGTGAGTCACATCCAACCCTCCACGGAAACTGCAAGCACACAGACCCATGTCTAATAGGATGTTCTCCATCATCACAACAGTAGTATGACCCTCATTCCTGTAGCTAGCCTGAAAACTACAGTTGGTGTAATGTCGTAAAATGTATGGTAGAGTATAATTACTGCCTCAGAACCACAGGTATGTCCTTACCCTTTAAAGTTGTGCAGCTCAATTTTCTCTCCTAAAAACTCCAGGAATTCTATAAAGGCAGGACTCTCTTCACTGTTGCCAAATAGATCTTCCTCTGAAGTCTGTAAccagtaaaaagtaaaaaaaaaaaaaaacacccacataAACATCAAGGCTTAGAGGACCACATGATGTGAACAGATTCAAGTTAAAAACACTGATGGTTTGCACAGTAGATTCCAATAACAGTGCCAATAATAATGTCACTTTTGTCTGCATTAGCACTGAGGACAATGGCTGAGAAGTAGAAAGAAAACTGACTGAAAGAGGTAAGATTTGCATACAAGAGTGCCAGAATCGGCACAATGAGTATTGTATGTAAGGTGTGTTCTTACTGCAATAGATTATTAGGGTCAATAACTGGAAACTAGTAAGTAAAGCGTATCTGGTGTGTGTCTGGCACTCCTGCTCATGTAcactgcatttgcatttgaGACGACAAGTGTTTCTTCACTCAATGAAAGCAGTAGGTATAACAGTAGGTTTAGAGATAGACTGCAGGAAGGATGGTGCAACAACGATCATCTGTAATCGAGAGTTGATTATCTATTGTCAGCAAGTGGAGTAGTGGTGTGAAGACAAAAGCCTccctcagcacaaacacactgcgaCAACGCctgttctgttgttctgttgcttattgagtatttctgttttattcctgGACGCAA
Coding sequences within it:
- the rap1gapa gene encoding rap1 GTPase-activating protein 1 isoform X3 is translated as MPQRKRSFTFGAYGGVDKTFSKARSIWKQDGSDPRISATLEPQLFQPTLPYTSSPFHKGNRMDEQRCTFPPPLKTEEDYIPYPSVHEVLGRKSPFPLILLPQFGGYWIEGTNHELSETVDTEQLQPLSPNTRTKLECNTTATLYRKHFLGKEHFNYYSVDSALGHLVFSLKYDVIGDQEHLRLMLRTKLKTHHDVIPISCLTEFPNVVQMAKLVCEEVNVDRFFPVLYPKASRLIVTFDEHVISNNFKFGVIFQKFGQTSEEDLFGNSEESPAFIEFLEFLGEKIELHNFKGFRGGLDVTHGQTGTESVYCNYRNKEVMFHVSTKLPYTEGDTQQLQRKRHIGNDIVAIVFQEENTPFVPDMIASNFLHAYVVVQVVNPCSDNVLYKVSVTARDDVPFFGPALPNPAVFKKGPEFHEFLFTKLINAEYACYKAEKFAKLEERTRSALLETLYEELHVNSQAMMGVGGEDDKLENGSGGGGGFFESFKRVIRSRSQSMDAMGLTFKKPHTVSTSLSGSFNHNPAESPKFPGISLLVPGKSPSKYGRRGSAIGIGTVEESLIIPGKSPTRKKSGPFSSRRSSAIGIENIQEVQEKSRENSPNTQKTPDSGHVSQDPKSDNSSNQSSPEVLTTTKNSSYLGGRAPSIPEGHDLSRSSSNASSFASVVEENETEATEDYDTGMESLSSAGTPHKRDSFTYSTWLEDSISSTSNTSRGSSPGPGKPERGKGTDIRIKLERPHDHQSSSNC
- the rap1gapa gene encoding rap1 GTPase-activating protein 1 isoform X7; amino-acid sequence: MPQRKRSFTFGAYGGVDKTFSKARSIWKQDGSDPRISATLEPQLFQPTLPYTSSPFHKTTDLFEMIEKMQGNRMDEQRCTFPPPLKTEEDYIPYPSVHEVLGRKSPFPLILLPQFGGYWIEGTNHELSETVDTEQLQPLSPNTRTKLECNTTATLYRKHFLGKEHFNYYSVDSALGHLVFSLKYDVIGDQEHLRLMLRTKLKTHHDVIPISCLTEFPNVVQMAKLVCEEVNVDRFFPVLYPKASRLIVTFDEHVISNNFKFGVIFQKFGQTSEEDLFGNSEESPAFIEFLEFLGEKIELHNFKGFRGGLDVTHGQTGTESVYCNYRNKEVMFHVSTKLPYTEGDTQQLQRKRHIGNDIVAIVFQEENTPFVPDMIASNFLHAYVVVQVVNPCSDNVLYKVSVTARDDVPFFGPALPNPAVFKKGPEFHEFLFTKLINAEYACYKAEKFAKLEERTRSALLETLYEELHVNSQAMMGVGGEDDKLENGSGGGGGFFESFKSLIIPGKSPTRKKSGPFSSRRSSAIGIENIQEVQEKSRENSPNTQKTPDSGHVSQDPKSDNSSNQSSPEVLTTTKNSSYLGGRAPSIPEGHDLSRSSSNASSFASVVEENETEATEDYDTGMESLSSAGTPHKRDSFTYSTWLEDSISSTSNTSRGSSPGPGKPERGKGTDIRIKLERPHDHQSSSNC
- the rap1gapa gene encoding rap1 GTPase-activating protein 1 isoform X5 translates to MPQRKRSFTFGAYGGVDKTFSKARSIWKQDGSDPRISATLEPQLFQPTLPYTSSPFHKTTDLFEMIEKMQGNRMDEQRCTFPPPLKTEEDYIPYPSVHEVLGRKSPFPLILLPQFGGYWIEGTNHELSETVDTEQLQPLSPNTRTKLECNTTATLYRKHFLGKEHFNYYSVDSALGHLVFSLKYDVIGDQEHLRLMLRTKLKTHHDVIPISCLTEFPNVVQMAKLVCEEVNVDRFFPVLYPKASRLIVTFDEHVISNNFKFGVIFQKFGQTSEEDLFGNSEESPAFIEFLEFLGEKIELHNFKGFRGGLDVTHGQTGTESVYCNYRNKEVMFHVSTKLPYTEGDTQQLQRKRHIGNDIVAIVFQEENTPFVPDMIASNFLHAYVVVQVVNPCSDNVLYKVSVTARDDVPFFGPALPNPAVFKKGPEFHEFLFTKLINAEYACYKAEKFAKLEERTRSALLETLYEELHVNSQAMMGVGGEDDKLENGSGGGGGFFESFKRVIRSRSQSMDAMGLTFKKPHTVSTSLSGSFNHNPAESPKFPGISLIIPGKSPTRKKSGPFSSRRSSAIGIENIQEVQEKSRENSPNTQKTPDSGHVSQDPKSDNSSNQSSPEVLTTTKNRAPSIPEGHDLSRSSSNASSFASVVEENETEATEDYDTGMESLSSAGTPHKRDSFTYSTWLEDSISSTSNTSRGSSPGPGKPERGKGTDIRIKLERPHDHQSSSNC
- the rap1gapa gene encoding rap1 GTPase-activating protein 1 isoform X4; this encodes MPQRKRSFTFGAYGGVDKTFSKARSIWKQDGSDPRISATLEPQLFQPTLPYTSSPFHKTTDLFEMIEKMQGNRMDEQRCTFPPPLKTEEDYIPYPSVHEVLGRKSPFPLILLPQFGGYWIEGTNHELSETVDTEQLQPLSPNTRTKLECNTTATLYRKHFLGKEHFNYYSVDSALGHLVFSLKYDVIGDQEHLRLMLRTKLKTHHDVIPISCLTEFPNVVQMAKLVCEEVNVDRFFPVLYPKASRLIVTFDEHVISNNFKFGVIFQKFGQTSEEDLFGNSEESPAFIEFLEFLGEKIELHNFKGFRGGLDVTHGQTGTESVYCNYRNKEVMFHVSTKLPYTEGDTQQLQRKRHIGNDIVAIVFQEENTPFVPDMIASNFLHAYVVVQVVNPCSDNVLYKVSVTARDDVPFFGPALPNPAVFKKGPEFHEFLFTKLINAEYACYKAEKFAKLEERTRSALLETLYEELHVNSQAMMGVGGEDDKLENGSGGGGGFFESFKRVIRSRSQSMDAMGLTFKKPHTVSTSLSGSFNHNPAESPKFPGISLIIPGKSPTRKKSGPFSSRRSSAIGIENIQEVQEKSRENSPNTQKTPDSGHVSQDPKSDNSSNQSSPEVLTTTKNSSYLGGRAPSIPEGHDLSRSSSNASSFASVVEENETEATEDYDTGMESLSSAGTPHKRDSFTYSTWLEDSISSTSNTSRGSSPGPGKPERGKGTDIRIKLERPHDHQSSSNC
- the rap1gapa gene encoding rap1 GTPase-activating protein 1 isoform X2, which codes for MPQRKRSFTFGAYGGVDKTFSKARSIWKQDGSDPRISATLEPQLFQPTLPYTSSPFHKTTDLFEMIEKMQGNRMDEQRCTFPPPLKTEEDYIPYPSVHEVLGRKSPFPLILLPQFGGYWIEGTNHELSETVDTEQLQPLSPNTRTKLECNTTATLYRKHFLGKEHFNYYSVDSALGHLVFSLKYDVIGDQEHLRLMLRTKLKTHHDVIPISCLTEFPNVVQMAKLVCEEVNVDRFFPVLYPKASRLIVTFDEHVISNNFKFGVIFQKFGQTSEEDLFGNSEESPAFIEFLEFLGEKIELHNFKGFRGGLDVTHGQTGTESVYCNYRNKEVMFHVSTKLPYTEGDTQQLQRKRHIGNDIVAIVFQEENTPFVPDMIASNFLHAYVVVQVVNPCSDNVLYKVSVTARDDVPFFGPALPNPAVFKKGPEFHEFLFTKLINAEYACYKAEKFAKLEERTRSALLETLYEELHVNSQAMMGVGGEDDKLENGSGGGGGFFESFKRVIRSRSQSMDAMGLTFKKPHTVSTSLSGSFNHNPAESPKFPGISLLVPGKSPSKYGRRGSAIGIGTVEESLIIPGKSPTRKKSGPFSSRRSSAIGIENIQEVQEKSRENSPNTQKTPDSGHVSQDPKSDNSSNQSSPEVLTTTKNRAPSIPEGHDLSRSSSNASSFASVVEENETEATEDYDTGMESLSSAGTPHKRDSFTYSTWLEDSISSTSNTSRGSSPGPGKPERGKGTDIRIKLERPHDHQSSSNC
- the rap1gapa gene encoding rap1 GTPase-activating protein 1 isoform X1, whose product is MPQRKRSFTFGAYGGVDKTFSKARSIWKQDGSDPRISATLEPQLFQPTLPYTSSPFHKTTDLFEMIEKMQGNRMDEQRCTFPPPLKTEEDYIPYPSVHEVLGRKSPFPLILLPQFGGYWIEGTNHELSETVDTEQLQPLSPNTRTKLECNTTATLYRKHFLGKEHFNYYSVDSALGHLVFSLKYDVIGDQEHLRLMLRTKLKTHHDVIPISCLTEFPNVVQMAKLVCEEVNVDRFFPVLYPKASRLIVTFDEHVISNNFKFGVIFQKFGQTSEEDLFGNSEESPAFIEFLEFLGEKIELHNFKGFRGGLDVTHGQTGTESVYCNYRNKEVMFHVSTKLPYTEGDTQQLQRKRHIGNDIVAIVFQEENTPFVPDMIASNFLHAYVVVQVVNPCSDNVLYKVSVTARDDVPFFGPALPNPAVFKKGPEFHEFLFTKLINAEYACYKAEKFAKLEERTRSALLETLYEELHVNSQAMMGVGGEDDKLENGSGGGGGFFESFKRVIRSRSQSMDAMGLTFKKPHTVSTSLSGSFNHNPAESPKFPGISLLVPGKSPSKYGRRGSAIGIGTVEESLIIPGKSPTRKKSGPFSSRRSSAIGIENIQEVQEKSRENSPNTQKTPDSGHVSQDPKSDNSSNQSSPEVLTTTKNSSYLGGRAPSIPEGHDLSRSSSNASSFASVVEENETEATEDYDTGMESLSSAGTPHKRDSFTYSTWLEDSISSTSNTSRGSSPGPGKPERGKGTDIRIKLERPHDHQSSSNC
- the rap1gapa gene encoding rap1 GTPase-activating protein 1 isoform X6, with protein sequence MIEKMQGNRMDEQRCTFPPPLKTEEDYIPYPSVHEVLGRKSPFPLILLPQFGGYWIEGTNHELSETVDTEQLQPLSPNTRTKLECNTTATLYRKHFLGKEHFNYYSVDSALGHLVFSLKYDVIGDQEHLRLMLRTKLKTHHDVIPISCLTEFPNVVQMAKLVCEEVNVDRFFPVLYPKASRLIVTFDEHVISNNFKFGVIFQKFGQTSEEDLFGNSEESPAFIEFLEFLGEKIELHNFKGFRGGLDVTHGQTGTESVYCNYRNKEVMFHVSTKLPYTEGDTQQLQRKRHIGNDIVAIVFQEENTPFVPDMIASNFLHAYVVVQVVNPCSDNVLYKVSVTARDDVPFFGPALPNPAVFKKGPEFHEFLFTKLINAEYACYKAEKFAKLEERTRSALLETLYEELHVNSQAMMGVGGEDDKLENGSGGGGGFFESFKRVIRSRSQSMDAMGLTFKKPHTVSTSLSGSFNHNPAESPKFPGISLLVPGKSPSKYGRRGSAIGIGTVEESLIIPGKSPTRKKSGPFSSRRSSAIGIENIQEVQEKSRENSPNTQKTPDSGHVSQDPKSDNSSNQSSPEVLTTTKNSSYLGGRAPSIPEGHDLSRSSSNASSFASVVEENETEATEDYDTGMESLSSAGTPHKRDSFTYSTWLEDSISSTSNTSRGSSPGPGKPERGKGTDIRIKLERPHDHQSSSNC